The stretch of DNA TCGCACTCTCGGATGCGAGAATCCAAGTCCTCGAGGAGGGACAGAAGGTGACTGATGTCTCCCCTCCGACCTCCCCAGCCCACCCAGTGCAGGCCGAACCTTCCGACTCGGAAATCGAGATGGAGGAGACAGTCGAGCCTGCCGAAGAAGCCCCGTTCACCTTGGTCCAAGGTAAGCATCAGCGAAAGCGCCCCACCCCAGAGTCAGCCCCCATGACACAAGCGGTCAAGTCCGGCCCCAGCGGTGAACCCTCGCAAGCGAGGGCCCCCAAAATGCCCAAATTGCCCACCCCCGAGGTCCCTCAGACCCAGAAAACCCAACCTGCGCCCGTCAAACCGGTGACGCAGCAGAAGCCCCCGGCGGAATCCAAAATCCCGCCGATCATCATCCGCGATGCCTCCAAATGGTCATCGCTTTCGCAAGCGATGATGCAGAAGAAAATCAACTTCTCCAAAGCGAGGTCCTGCGTCGACGGCATCCGGGTCAACCCGGTCACTGTCGACGATTTCCGTTCCATGACTCGCCTCCTCGAGGCGAGGGGGGTGCCCTTTCACACCTTCGCCCTCCCCGAGGAGAAGACACTCCGAGCCGTGCTCCGAACGGTGCCGGTGGAAATCAGCGTCGACGACGTCAAAGCCGACCTGGAGAATCAAGGTCTGGCGCCTAAGCAGGTGACCAGGATGATCTCCACCAGGTCCAAAAAGCCCCTCCCTCTCGTTCTGGTCGAAGTCCCAAAAGACCAAggaaaaattttccaattgaAGTCGATCTGTCACCTTCTGATCGCCGTCGAGCGGCCCCACAAAAAGGGGACCACTGCCCAGTGCCACCGCTGCCAGCGGTTCCACCACTCCCAGCGGAACTGCTATGCCCCCGCGAAATGCGTCAAATGTGGCGAATTTCACGACTCCCACCTTTGCAAAAAGGCCAAGTCCGTTCCGGCAAAGTGCGCCAACTGCGGTGGCGCTCACACTGCCAGCTATCGGGGATGCCCCAGGTTCCCTCGAGGGTACCAGGGGAAAAAATCTCCAAATCACAACCATTCCGGCCCCCAACAAAAGCGCGCCCCAGCCACCACTGCCGCCCCCGCCCCCTCCGCGGCCCCCAAGACCCAACCGGCCCCTGTCAAGCAACCTGCTGCAGGGACCAAAAGCGCGACGAAAAGCTTCGCTGACGCAACGGCGTCCAAGAAGCCCGCGGCCCCAGCGCAAACCCCCCGACCCGCCCCCGCGCAGAAAAATTCCACAGCCGAGAAAATCATCACGGAAGTTCTCATGGCAATCCAGACCTCGACCTCAACCGAGCAGATCCTCGCGAAAGTTCTCGCAATCATCCCAAAAGTGCTGACATAAATAAATGACAGTACAAACCCCAAAAATAAAGTCGCTTCAGacagcattttttaatgcACGTAGTCTGCGAACCACCCGCAACGAGCTGGAGGTTTTCGCAGACAGTCATGACCTCGACGTCATTTTGGTCAACGAGACCTTCTTGCGCGCCGACGACCCGGACCCCAAAATTCGGGGCTTCACCTTATATCGCACCGACCGCACTAACGGTGCTGGAGGAGGAACAGCCATTTTCGTTCGCCGTACGCTCCCACACTACCCGAATGCGCTTCCCGCTCTCCAGAGCCTGGAAGCCACCGCCGTGACAATCGAGACCGCGAACGGTCCATTGACACTCATTTCATGTTATCACAGGCCGCAAGATCGGCTTCGGGAGAATGACATCACAAACATATTAGATACCGGCGCCTCGGTCATCGCCGCAGGTGACTTCAACTCGAAGCACCTGACCTGGGGCAGCCGTGAAACAAACCGAAACGGCCGAATTCTTTTCGACCTCGCGGACGCGACCGACTTCCTAATTGAGGCTCCTCCAGAGCCAACATATTATGACTCCCGCGGCTACCGCGCCGACATCCTCGACATCGCactaatcaaaaatgtgcCATTTCAAATCCGATTACACGTTTCATTAGCGTTAAATTCAGACCACATGCCCGTGCTGATGCACATCGGTGATGAGGCAAACGACGCAAACACAAACATCACAATTCGCACCACAAATTGGCCGCGCTTCGCGGAAATTCTCGAAACTGACTTCGGACCGATTCCTCGGATTGAATCGGTCGAAGACCTCGAGAGTGCAGCCGGCGCTCTCGAGGACAAAATCAAATCCGCCATGACAGACTCAACTCGAACTCGGGTCGAGCCGCGACAAAAAGAGATTTTGCCACAATGGATCGTCGATCTAATCCGCGCAAAGAATCGTGCCAGGCGCCTTGCCTTTCGGACTGGCGACGCTCTCGACAGAACAGAGGCAAATCGGCTTGGCAACGAAGTCAAATACGCGCTCATCGATCATCGCTCTGATCGGTGGGAAACCAAACTCGAATCCCTCACGACGGAGGACAACTCGACCTGGAGAATGGCGAAAGCGCTCCGTTCAAATCACAAGCCACTTCCCCCCATTCAGGGCGCAAACGGACTCGTCTTCTCGGACGTGGACAAAGCGGAGGCGTTCGCTGACAGCTTGGAACTGCAATGCAGACCAAGCGTCGTCGACGCCGACCCGGTCCACATCGAGGAGATCGAGAACCAAGTTCGTCTCATTCTTTCGAGACATGACGACAATCCCATCACTCCAGCTTCGCCTTCGGAGATCCGAAAAATAATCGGGTCcctgaagaagaagaaagcgCCCGGCCCCGACAACATCTCGAACACAGCGTTGAAATTGTTGCCGCCCAAAGTTGTCGTCGCTTTGGCCGCAATTTTCAATGCCAGCCTCCGTCTCTGCCACTTTCCGTCCCGATGGAAAAAAGCGACAGTCATTTTCATCCCAAAGCCCGGGAAGAACTCCAAACTTCCCCAAAGTTACCGTCCCATCAGTCTTCTTTCAAGCATCGGAAAGGTTCTCGAAAAAGTCATCTTGACCCGGCTGGTCAAAGTGACAGACGAGAACTCCACAATTCCTGACGAACAGTTTGGGTTTCGTCCCAAACACTCCACCGTGGATCAACTGATCAACGTCACCGAATTCATTGCGAAAGGATTCGGCCAAAATCAATCAACCGGCGCGATTTTCCTCGATGTGGCCAAAGCCTTTGACACTGTCTGGCACGATGGACTTGTTTACAAGCTCCACGCCGCCGGCGTGCCCCTGGCGATGGTCAGGTTATTGAATTCGTTCCTCAATCGCCGCGTTTTTCATGCAAAAATCGGACAGGTCCTCTCAACCCAACGCGAGATCCAGGCAGGCGTCCCACAGGGCTCGGTGCTTTCACCGACTCTGTACGCAATCTTCACTGCCGACATCCCAAAACCCGACAACACAAAAATCGCACTGTATGCAGACGACACTGCAATTCTAGTGCGGTCTTGGTCACCCGAAATCATTTCGCGAGATCTTCAAGGCGCTGTGGTAAATCTGGAATCATGGTTTCGCACTTGGCGAATCGACGTGAATCCGGAAAAAAGCAGCGCCATTCTTTTTACCAAGCGTCATTTCCGACCGGTCGGCGAAGTCGCTATGTTCAACCGCGTCATCCCCTGGACAACCGTCGTCAAATACCTCGGTGTTAAGTTCGACAATCATCTCACTTTCATTCCCCAAGTCGAGCACGCGAAAACTCGCGCTCTCATCGTTCGTGGACAACTTAATTCGCTGGTTTGTCGGCGAAGCAAGTTGTCCATCAAGAACAAAATCACAATCTACCGACAGATTGTCAGACCCGCCATGACGTACGGCTTCGTGGTGTGGGGAAACGTGTCTAACACGCAACTCCACAAACTGCAAGTCGTGCAGAATAAATTTCTCCGGGCAGCTTTTAATGCGCCCTGGTTCGTCAGGAATTCGCAACTCCATCGGGAGGCAGATCTTCCACTCATCAAGGATTTCCTGCTAGATGTAGCGGAGAAATTCTTTGAGAATGCGGCCCAACACCCAAACCCTCTTGTACGCGACGCCGTCGATTACGACGAACACTTGCCACTCCGCCACAAACGGCCGAAGTGTCTGCTCCTCCGACAGGACTGAAGTGCAACCACCACTCCCTGTCCCCCGCGTTGTTTTGTCTGTTGCTTTTGTTTCAGAACTCCGCAGTAACGCGTAGCCTCTTgcaaacaaattataattgaACTCTCTCGAGTATGTTTCAGATCACACACCAGGGCCATCTCCAGCTCCAAGGACCAGGTAAAAGTGTAATCAAACCGGGTTTATTTTTATAGTCTTgtctataattattttcttgagCGTTTCCCCCATTCTTCTTCGGCTCCGACGAGGGGTTTTTTCTGCAGTTTTTCCCCTCGTTGTAACGCATAAGCGGGAGCATTCCGACGACGCCTTCTGCAGCCCCCTTTTCTTCTCGCGATTTGTTCTCTCAAACAACCCCCCTACCGTACTCTCGACCTGCTGGGTTCGCAACTGGAGGCCGACCAGCTAGGGGGTACGGTAACTCGAtacttgacaagtctgtcacacagccctaccatttcaTGCGTAGGTGCCTGCCAGTCAGATTGGGGAAAGATGAGTCTAGGACTCGAACTCCGTAAAACGTcagacaaattattattattattttgcggtagttgacttcctagggacgaggtgtgcaggtattttgtgtcagttgaaataatctgaaaagatgaccggtcgcggtaaaggaggcaaaggattgggaaaaggaggagcgaagcgtcatcgcaaagtcctgcgtgacaacatccagggcatcacgaaacccgctatcagaagattggctcgtcgtggcggcgtgaaacgtatttccggtttgatctacgaagaaactcgcggagtcctgaaagtgttcttggaaaatgtcatccgagatgccgtcacctacacggaacacgccaaacgtaaaaccgtgacagcgatggacgtcgtctacgctttgaaacgtcaaggacgcaccctctacggtttcggaggttaatttcctggcgctcttcaccgttcgagaaaaccagaataaaatacgaaatacaaaatcggttcttttcagaaccacaaaataaaaataagaggaaaaaaaagaaacatgatgttctttcgagaaacaacggacaattattactaactgactacctgataaatgtaccaagatcgtaaacaccccttgctttccttttggcattgcagtcgtaaatgataataatacaaaaagaaaagatgcatcggtcattttacgaaaaaaaaaagctatagtggccctgagaagggccgatattttgagttttcgccacggagatggatcgatcgttcgtttaaggtttcttctcggtttttttgggtaaaagtacggcctgaatgttgggtaagacaccgccttgggcgatcgtaactccggacaggagtttgttcaattcctcgtcgtttctgatggccagctgcagatgacgcggtataatacgtgtcttcttgttgtcacgggcagcgtttcctgccaattctagaacttcggcggctaagtactccatgacggcggccaaatagacgggagctcctgcaccgacgcgttccgcgtaatttccttttctgagaagacgatgtatcctacccaccggaaactggagaccggcacggctcgaacgggatttcgcttttcccttcactttacctcctttaccgcgacctgacattttaagttcgttcgttagacaccacgagaagtaataaaactgacggacgggactcgtcgattgtaaaagctggtagctgtgcttcgaatttatagcctccgtgataggagaataggacgtgacgattggtgggagcccgttttcaggtggggttctggtgaacacactacctatcagaaaggtggtggtgcaaagttaacgcacgcacacgagtcagagcagttcgcgagtttgttgaatcgaattgaattgaaaaatgccgccgaagacaagtggtaaggcagccaagaaggccgggaaagctcagaagaacatttccaagagcgacaaaaaaaagaagcgcaggaggaaggagagctatgccatctacatctacaaggtgttgaaacaagtccatcccgacaccggtatctctagtaaggctatgagcataatgaacagtttcgtgaacgacatcttcgaacgtatcgccgctgaagcttcccgtctggcacactacaacaaacgttcgacgatcaccagcagagaaattcaaactgccgtgcgtctgttgttgcccggtgagttggccaagcacgccgtctccgaaggtaccaaagccgtcaccaagtacaccagttcgaaatagatgtttttcgttttcgacacatttataaacggttcttttcagaaccacaaaaactctcgaacaaaaaagaaaaagacgtgaaacagcgatttttaattaacttttattatgtcattattattattattaggtttcatgcattatcggtattttgcacccatgcctatccaacttgtagttatgtggttattgtattcgaaataatttagttgattgaggttatgttatgaataaatttctattttgccagaatacaactcttcggaagaagaaatcaaataaacaatcgtacatctgctgaacaacctagttgatggttgatggatttgcattacccagcatatagcctaaatgttcatctttagtgaaattaaaattacttagcttttttaagaaagaaaaaattagaacgaattctcatcgaaaaaaccgcgattcctacaaatgatacagatggttttgtagtcgcgtatgttattgaatacaatgagccgacatttttccgactctttgtttcatcgaaaacgttgttgacattagcaaggaacgttaaggattccctgaaacagacaatttcactgttttggaatagcagtatgtgcaaatgagaggacagaagactttgaaaaaaggagtgaacaaaactgtactttagtacagaatgttatgtttattttaatttcaattgttcctgttttaatgagattttttatgttcctaaatcattttctattttttttttcattagagaagagttattgtcgagttattatctctacctagcataaaaattaaaatactttgcaacattacgttattatacattgcatatctgacataaaatacttgcaaaaattacttagctaattaatattacgcatgacaactcacattatttactttgcaaaacattatagaatacataacagataattgtgaccctgtgtattgttcattggaattaaaataaaaaaaacgtgatttcgtcaatcgccgttatttgcgacttcaggcaactgtcgctaagagctatttttgtttctccgttcaatttcccgataaaatcgtcgacttagttattaactaagttcttcagttaggtggtatcaacaataccacaatagccatgttgccggagttttttgataaaagacttgctagttggaatacagaaaatatttaccaaacacctattcacgataataaaccggggcactattgtgggttttcggttggttttatattatattaggtactcacccttcgtaacgtgtctccacgaaaaaacgtcactttcacactaaccacctttcgttttaactctcgcgacgataactgaaatgttgacgcgcgccggacagattcacggacatacaaccacccacccaccccgcgccccggtttccgtctggactggttctgtcgtccgagtgagtgccaaaaattagcgttcgtctattaaatgattgtcggatgatgattattgacggacacttttatcgcacccgatcacactttagttactacctacgtttagtatcgacgacgcatcgtttcgattattgaaattcgaattgaattttttttttttctagttttcgacgtagattcgcgtgacacaaatattatgagcctttttggatcgatttcgtgtgcatcacgccatttctacgggcgaacgtgaatgtgtgatgttgacgtgatggaagcaacgtttaggcaatccgcattacgtattactatcaattatattttaaacgaatgaaaacttcaattcagaagtgtgataatcccgatccattcaagttttgttaattttagattaaaaatgcgtgagtattgtactattgctaacgatgccaaaacatcgcatattcaatgtaaaaagaacaagagcaacgggccattaagttaatttaaaaataactcgtaccggataagtcgaatacgtatccagggaaaatttattaattttaaaattgaccggcggaaacaggttctcgcctcccaccacttttgtgtagcggccgccaaatcaattttgtttttatataattgattcaaaaaattgaaattcacgcatagttatctgtgcctgaagtgggtcattttcattgcattgttagtaagatcgaaaccatagaaaccatacaaaacgcatacgactatttctgtttttcatttcacgcactgttttttattagttacctagcaacatggtcactgcattgaaacttcagagttccttcaaaaatttgaatttttaatttcaattttttgaatcaatgatttaatataaaaataactattgtggaaaacagcaaaaaataaaataataccactaattggcggctggtcaggatagacctaacgttcgaaatttagaaaaatattttttttattttaatactgttacttttctaatgaagtgcgaaataagttgtgccccatagctatcttttttatttttcactacgacaattacaaagtgttgatattcacaacttttcgtgagcacttcgatagaaatgaacaagaacgcaggaaaattccacaccgaatattaatattctgtcttggcccatgtttacttttatctaccgcaaaacaaaatgttcggatttgtcaggggtattctgatttaaaaaaagaagaacatttgacgaatattttaagtctcaaacgtttggaaaataatgcaacaacaattcatagactacaaaaaagcctatgattcagtaccacattcatggttaattaaaattcttaaaatttataaaattaatattaaattaaatcaccttctttatatggatgacataaaacttaacaataactgaaaatcaatcaatatgtcgtggtcattacgaaaatttagaatatataactaaagaaggagaaatcattaaaaatttaaataaaggagaattttataaatatttaggtattaatcaatcaaatcaaattaaatctattcttttggtgttataaaatggtccaaaactaatttaaagaatataaatattcaaactagagttctctttacaaaattttgtaaacatcaccccaaatctgctgttgaaagatttaatttaccacgcgaaaatggtggtaggggtttttcaaatctagaaattctacaacacaatcaaattgcttcactaaaaaattattttctcaatagagctcgtgatatgac from Tenebrio molitor unplaced genomic scaffold, icTenMoli1.1 SCAFFOLD_578, whole genome shotgun sequence encodes:
- the LOC138140908 gene encoding nucleic-acid-binding protein from mobile element jockey; amino-acid sequence: MATACQSLVQLPQEDLQKLLAEVTALRQEVLFLREEREVHQQRLALSDARIQVLEEGQKVTDVSPPTSPAHPVQAEPSDSEIEMEETVEPAEEAPFTLVQGKHQRKRPTPESAPMTQAVKSGPSGEPSQARAPKMPKLPTPEVPQTQKTQPAPVKPVTQQKPPAESKIPPIIIRDASKWSSLSQAMMQKKINFSKARSCVDGIRVNPVTVDDFRSMTRLLEARGVPFHTFALPEEKTLRAVLRTVPVEISVDDVKADLENQGLAPKQVTRMISTRSKKPLPLVLVEVPKDQGKIFQLKSICHLLIAVERPHKKGTTAQCHRCQRFHHSQRNCYAPAKCVKCGEFHDSHLCKKAKSVPAKCANCGGAHTASYRGCPRFPRGYQGKKSPNHNHSGPQQKRAPATTAAPAPSAAPKTQPAPVKQPAAGTKSATKSFADATASKKPAAPAQTPRPAPAQKNSTAEKIITEVLMAIQTSTSTEQILAKVLAIIPKVLT